The Geovibrio ferrireducens genome contains the following window.
GCGGTAAAGGGAATGCTTACTGGGTTTCAGTAACCATATCGCCCACATACGGCAAAAGCGGCAGAATAAACGGCTACACCGCGGTGAGCACTGACATAACTGTGAAAAAGCAGATGGAAAAGCTCTCCGTGACTGACCCTCTCACCGGGCTTTACAACAGGCTCAGGCTGGACGCGGTTTTCAGGAAGGAGCTTGAAAGGTGCGAGCGTTACGGCTGCCCGCTTTCAGTTATTCTTATAGATGTTGACGGCTTCAAGTCGATAAACGACAGCTACGGCCACCAGACAGGGGATGTGGTTCTCCGTGAGGCGGCCGACGTGCTGAGAAAAAATATACGGAAAACCGATACCATAGGCCGCTGGGGCGGTGAGGAGTTTCTTATTATTTGCCCGGAAACAGAGCTTGACGGCGCTGTGAGGCTTGCGGAAAAGCTCCGTATGGCCTTTGCTGCGCACGAGTTCATGATAGTGGGCAGCGTCACATGCAGCATAGGGGTTACAGAATATGAGGAGCAGTCAACAGAGAGTGTGATGATGAGGGCGGCGGATCAGGCACTTTATCAGGCTAAAAAAGAGGGGCGCAACTGTGTTGTCTCCGGGAGGATAGGGAAAAACTGAGAAAGAAGCGCCGGAACATTTTGTAATTTTCTTAAATATAGTTTTATTAAACTTCTCCCGCAAACACCGTTCATTTTCTTCACGACGTAAATTGTCTTTTTTCAGCAAAAACATACTGGCTTACTAGGGCTTAAAGAATGTAAAGGAACTGCTTTGCAAACTTAACAGCCGATACACAAGATTAAAACCCCCTTAACATTCTTGGATCTATAGTTATAGCAGAGTAAACATCAGGAGGTCCAGAATGTTTAATTTTATTAAGGTCGGCTTCATTGCGCTGACGTTATTCCTCACGGCGTTCGCTGTTTATGCGGATAAGCACCCGGAGGAGATAGGGAACAAGGACTGTATGGAGTGCCATGTTGAGGTGACTCCCGATGCGGTCAAACAGTGGGATGAGAGTGCGCACGGTTTTACAGGTGTTAAATGCGGAGTGTGTCACGGTGATGAGTTTAATTTCAAAAAAGTGCCTGCGAATGACACCTGTCGGGGATGTCACGCCAAGCAGGTGGAAAACAATTTTATGGCGGATAAATCATGCGCCATGTGCCACCCGGCCCATACCTTCACCGTACATAAACAGAAAGATTACAAATAACGGAGATTTATTATGAACGTTTCAAGGCGTAATTTTATAAAGCTTACAGCCGCAGCAAGCGCCGCGGCAGCGGCGGGAATCTCTTTCCCCGCATCCGTTCAGGCGGAAGAAAAAGTTGATGTTGATAAATGGGTAAAAGGCGCATGCCGTTTCTGCGGAACAGGCTGCGGCGTTTACGTAGGCGTTAAAAACGGCAAAGCGGTTGCGATAAAGGGTAACCCCGATGCGAAAACAAACTTCGGGTTCCTTTGTGTAAAAGGGTTCCTTGCATTCAAATGCATGTACCACCCTGACAGACTCAAAATGCCCCTCGTCCGCCAGAAGGACGGCAAGTTTAAGGAAACCTCATGGAACGAGGCTCTTGACCTTGTGGCAAAAAAATTCAAATCATTCCATGAAAAATACGGCAAAGACTCAGTGGCATACTACGGCAGCGGCCAGTGCACCACTGAGGAAACATATACATTCAACAAGCTCTGGAAAGGCGGCTTCCGCAGCAACATGGTGGAAGGAAACCCCAGACTCTGCATGGCCTCAGCCGTTGCGGGCTATATCTCAACCTTCGGCTCTGATGAGCCTATGGGCAGCTACTCTGATATAGAAAGCTCAAAGTGCATCTTCATCACGGGTTCAAACATGAGCGAGTGCCACCCTGTAATCTACAGAAGGGTAATGCGTCATAAGATGAAAAACCCCGATGTGAAGATAATAGTCTGCGAACCCAGAAGAACCAGCACATCAAAAATAGCCGACCTCTGGCTGCCGAACGATCCGGGCACTGACCTTGCGGTGTTTCATGCCATGGCAAATGTGATTATTTCCAAAAACCTCCACGACAGGGACTTCATAGCGAAGCATGCACGCTTCACCACCGGAAAGGATGTTGTGGATTTTGAGGAATACAAAAAATTCCTTGCCCAGTTCACACCGGAAGCTGTGGAAAAACTCACCAGATGCCCCGCAGACCACATAGTAAAGGCTGCTGAATGGTTCGCCACAAGCGGCGCCACCATGTCAATGTGGTGCATGGGTCTTAACCAGCGTAAAAGAGGTCTCTGGGCGAACAACCTTGTTCACAACCTCCACATAGTTACGGGCAACATGGGTAAACCCGGCGCGGATTCCTTCTCGCTTACAGGTCAGCCCAATGCCTGCGGCGGTGTGCGTGAAACAGGCGCCCTTTCCCACCTTCTGCCCGGAACAAAACCTGTGGCGAATGATAAATGGCGCGCTCACGTGGAAAGATCATGGAAAATACCCGAAGGGACAATTGACCCCAAGCCGGGCTTCCACACTATGCTGATGTTTGAAAAACTCGGCGCTGAAAGCGATGCGGAAAAACCCATAAAAGGGATGCTGGTGAGCACCACAAACCCTGCCCAGTCTCTGCCCAACCTGAATAAATACATTAAGGGGATGCAGGACAGCTTTTTGGTGGTTCTGGATATTTTCCCCACCAGAACAACTCAGCTCGCAGACGTTATACTCCCTGCCGCGTTCCTCTATGAAAAAGGCGGCGTATTCGGCTGCTCCGAACGCAGAAGCCAGCTTACTGAAAAAGCCGTTGAGCCGATCGGACAGGCAAAACCAGACCTCTGGATAATCGCCCAGATAGCTAAAAGAATGGGCTATGAAAAGCTTATTCCCTGGAACGGCAATGACTCCATGAAAGCAAATCAGCAGGCATGGGAAGACTACATAGCTGTGACTAAGGACACTGAACACACTCTTTGGGGCGCAACATACGACAGGCTTAAAAAAGAGAAAGCCGGTCTCCAGTGGCCCTGCCCGTCAGTGGATCACCCCGGAACCGAAAGGCGCTATGTCAGAGGGCTTGACCCTATGTTCGAGCATCCGGCTGAGAAAGGCAATATTCCTGACAGCGCTCAGGTTTACTTCTATGCGGATGCGAAGAAGGAAGGCAAGCTGAACCTTTTCCTGCGCCCCTATGAAGGTCCCGGTGAAATGCCTGACAAGGATTTCCCGTTCTTCCTCACCACAGGAAGGGTTGTGGAGCAGTGGCACACGGGAACAATGACAATGCGTATTCCCGAAATAGCAAGAACTCACCCGAACGCATATATAGAACTGCATCCGGATGATGCAAAACAGCTCGGTATAACCGCAGGGGACATGGTGGAGATAGTGAGCAGAAGGGGCAAAAGTTCTATGCCCGCAAGAATTACGAAAGGGACTCTCCCCGGAGTGGCCTTTGTTCCTTGGCATGACCAGGCAATGGCAAGAATGATTAACTTTGTGTGCAACGACGTGGTCGACCCGGATTCAAAAGAGCCGGAGTACAAAGTTGCCGCAGTGCGCATTAACAAAATAAGCGGACCGAAAGACGTTGCTGATAAATACATAATCAGTGATGTTAACGCTCCCTTCGCTTAACCTCCATCTCTTCGGATCCGCCTCTTTTACCGGGGGCGGATCCTGCTATTTAAGGAGTTTATTATGATATTCACAGGCAGCATCATCACATTCGCCGAAGGAAAAAAAGAAACAGCCCTCGAAATGCTTAAGACCTTTCCGCAGGTGGAGATCCACTCCTTTTCCGAAGACGGCCAAAATGCGGTTGTATCCATAGAATCAACAGACAGCAAGGAACTTGAGAACCTCACTGAGACACTCAAGAAGGACAGCACAATTAAAGACATAGCCCATCACTACATGTATTTCGGTGAGGAGACTGAGAAACTTCTTGCAGAAGGGAATGAAAATCCGGATCTGGGTCAGTTTTTCAAAAGTGCAAGGAACAAGAACGGCAAAGCTGTATGAGTCTGAGGGAAAAAGTTAAGAACTACCTTAATAAAAACCCCTTCAAGGGTTACTTCAAAAGAAACAGACTCCGTCCCCCCGGCGCAGTGGAGGAGGAGAAGTTTATGGAACTCTGCATACGCTGCGCACGATGTATTGAGGTCTGTCCTTACGAATCAGTTAAAAGGGCGGATCTCTTCGACAGACTCCAGATCGGAACCCCTTATGTTTATGCTGATGAGAGAGCCTGCTATCTCTGCAT
Protein-coding sequences here:
- a CDS encoding cytochrome c3 family protein, whose translation is MFNFIKVGFIALTLFLTAFAVYADKHPEEIGNKDCMECHVEVTPDAVKQWDESAHGFTGVKCGVCHGDEFNFKKVPANDTCRGCHAKQVENNFMADKSCAMCHPAHTFTVHKQKDYK
- a CDS encoding molybdopterin oxidoreductase family protein encodes the protein MNVSRRNFIKLTAAASAAAAAGISFPASVQAEEKVDVDKWVKGACRFCGTGCGVYVGVKNGKAVAIKGNPDAKTNFGFLCVKGFLAFKCMYHPDRLKMPLVRQKDGKFKETSWNEALDLVAKKFKSFHEKYGKDSVAYYGSGQCTTEETYTFNKLWKGGFRSNMVEGNPRLCMASAVAGYISTFGSDEPMGSYSDIESSKCIFITGSNMSECHPVIYRRVMRHKMKNPDVKIIVCEPRRTSTSKIADLWLPNDPGTDLAVFHAMANVIISKNLHDRDFIAKHARFTTGKDVVDFEEYKKFLAQFTPEAVEKLTRCPADHIVKAAEWFATSGATMSMWCMGLNQRKRGLWANNLVHNLHIVTGNMGKPGADSFSLTGQPNACGGVRETGALSHLLPGTKPVANDKWRAHVERSWKIPEGTIDPKPGFHTMLMFEKLGAESDAEKPIKGMLVSTTNPAQSLPNLNKYIKGMQDSFLVVLDIFPTRTTQLADVILPAAFLYEKGGVFGCSERRSQLTEKAVEPIGQAKPDLWIIAQIAKRMGYEKLIPWNGNDSMKANQQAWEDYIAVTKDTEHTLWGATYDRLKKEKAGLQWPCPSVDHPGTERRYVRGLDPMFEHPAEKGNIPDSAQVYFYADAKKEGKLNLFLRPYEGPGEMPDKDFPFFLTTGRVVEQWHTGTMTMRIPEIARTHPNAYIELHPDDAKQLGITAGDMVEIVSRRGKSSMPARITKGTLPGVAFVPWHDQAMARMINFVCNDVVDPDSKEPEYKVAAVRINKISGPKDVADKYIISDVNAPFA
- a CDS encoding chaperone NapD, with protein sequence MIFTGSIITFAEGKKETALEMLKTFPQVEIHSFSEDGQNAVVSIESTDSKELENLTETLKKDSTIKDIAHHYMYFGEETEKLLAEGNENPDLGQFFKSARNKNGKAV